TACTTTCAAACAGAAAGAAAACAGATCAGTTTTTATATTCTCAAAAATTAGGAAACATGTTAAATGTATTTATTTAAATTTTGATTTATCATAGTTATATGGAATACTTGTTCCCACTACCACATCTTCAATTTTGTCTATTATAAGCCAGTCATCCATGTTGCCCTGATGATCAAAGTCCAAAGGGGTAATTTCTTCCAGACTGTCAAATTCTACAAGACACAGACATTTTTTATGCCAACGTTCTTTTTGTTTTGCAGACAGGGCGAGTTTATCCTGATTTTTTTCAAGAGTCTCTTTTATTTCCTCATCTGTTAGTTTTACAAAATTCTGGACACTTTTCACTTTTGCCTTAGCGGAAATTTCCTTGCTTCCTTTTTTCATAAAATATAATGTTTCATTCTCAAAAACTCTGCTGTGAGGGATTTTTCTCCCTGCGGCACCCCGTACTATCATTGTTTTTGAACCATCAAGAATCTTTTCCAGAACTTTTTCTTTATTGTCACAATAAATTAAATGAACCATTTCATACCTCCCTGATTTGTTTATAATAAATTATATATCATTATAAAAATGAATACAACAGTGTAAAAATATTTTGAAATGAAAAAATGAAAGGTGCCTGAGAAGGGCTTGTGCAGAAATGTATGCTTTTTTGTGAAAATAAAAACCGGAAAAATGTTAAAAATATGGGATATAATTAATATAGAGATGGTATTTAAAAAACTAATACATAAAAAAAATACATATGAAAATTCGCAGAAATTAGTCATCAATATCGTCGGAAAATTTATCAGACAATATAGTGTCTGATATATGAAGTTATTGAAAAAATGTGATGAAAAAATTCAGAAACAGATAAATCTTTTCTCACATTTCGGAAAAAGCTTAAACTTTAAAAATAGAAAATAATGGGGTATAACTGATCATGGAAGGAGAAACATATGAGTATAAATAATCTGGATTGTTCGATTCTAAATGAAGTAATAAAAAATGAAAAGATATTTCCCGGTGATCTGGTAAAAAAATATAATACTACTGACAGAAATATAAGGTACAAGCTGGATAATATTAATTTTTACCTGAATAAAGAAAAACTGCCTGTTATAAAAACGACATCCAAAGGTGAACTTTTTTTCAGCAGTGAAGACAGGAATTTACTGGGAAACAGTGCTTTTATTATAAAAAATGAAGATTATATTTTCAGCAAAGAGGAAAGGCAGAAGCTGGTACTCGTTTTTGTACTTCTGAATACAGGAGTTTTTACCATACAGTCTGTGCTGGATGAAATAGGCGTGAGTTTGTCTACATTGAAGAATGACATAAGAGAACTAAAGCAGATACTGGGAAAAAACGGTTTGAAGCTGGTACAGATAGCAAAAAAAGGATTGAAAATACAGGGCAGTGAGAACAGCATAAGAAGAATGGTATTGAATATTCTTCTGGAAAGCAGTATAGAATCATTTTCCCCAGATCAGAAGGATAAAATAGATGTTTTCAAGAGAACTTTGAAGCAGATATTTCTGAATTCATATGACGGAACCGGCAAAGAAAAAGAGGAGAAAGACAAACAGACGGATACAGCAATCAGGGAGTATCTCGAAAAGATAAACAGTGATATGAATGAGGAATTTTCAGATGTTTTACATAATTACATTATGAATTATCTCAGACTTACGATTATAAGAATAAAAAATAAAAAATATCTGAAAGAGGATCTTGATGATGTCTTATTTCTGGAAAATATAAAGGAATACAAAATTATAAAATCCCATATTGATATTTTGGAGGATAAAGCTGGTATAAATCTTACACCGCAGGAAATAATCAAAATAGTAGAAATATACATTGAAAATAAAAATTATGATGTAAATAATTCATGGAAACAGGTAAAGCAAATTCTGGAAAATCTCATATCAAAAGTATCATCTGATATAAATCTGGATATGACAAATGATCTCATCCTGCTGAATGACCTCATCTATCACATGAAACTTGCTGCATACAGAATCAAAAATAATATAAAGCTGAAAAACAGTATTTATAAAGAAGTAGAAGAGGAAGTTCCATATTTATTCAGCGTTGTAGAGAAAAGAGCAGCCGGATATGAGGGATATCTGGGAGAAAAGCTGAATAAAGATGAAATAGCCTTTATTACAATACATTTTAAAATGTCAATTGACAGAAATTATAATCTCGGCAAAAAAAGAGTGCTTATTGTATGCGGTCTCGGATATGGTACTTCAAAGCTTTTGAAAAAAATAATCAGTGAAGAATTCAATGTGGAGATAACAGATCTCATTCCGGTGTATCAGCTGGAAAAATATAATCTGGATAAAACAGATATAGTTCTTTCCACTGTGAAGATAACAGAACCGCTTGATAAACCGTATCTTACAATAAACACCATACCAAACCTTCAGGATAAAAAGAACATAGAGCAGCTGGGTATAAAAAGAAAAAATGCCAATAAAGAATACTATATGCAGGAGGTTCTTAAAATAATAAAAGAAAACTGTGATGTGAAAAATAACAGAGACCTAATAAAAGGACTTGAGAAATTATTCAGCACAGAAGATGAGAAAATAATGGAATCTCACAGAAAAAGTCTGCCGGAACTCCTTCCGCAGGGAAATATAAAAGTGGTAAACAGTGTAAAAAACTGGCAGGAAGCAATGGAAATATCGGGGCGTATTTTGGTGGATAACGGTTACGCAGAATGGGAATATGTGGAAAGTGTAATAGACATGGTCTATAAACACGGCACGTATATGGTTTTGAAAAAGAATTTCATATTGGGACACGGGAATTACCTTGAAAAAGTAAATAAAGCAGGATTGTCATTTCTTTATATAAAAGAAGGGGTGGAATTTCCGGAAAATCACTTTATTAATTGTGTAATTACATTATGCAGCCGTGATAAAAAGGAGCATACATTCGGACTTTTGGAACTGCACAGGGTTATAGAAAACTGTGATCTCTACAGAAAAATTTCCGGCATGAATTCCGGATACGAAATATACAAAGAGATAAAGTCCGGCTGGGAGAAAATTAAAAAATAGGAGGAGAACATGAGAGAAATTGACAAAGACCTTATTTTTATAAATATGAATTTTGAAAATAAAAGTGAACTGTTTAAATTTGTGGCAGAAGAATTAAAAAAAAGAGATTACGTGGAAGATACATATGAAGCGGCAATTAACGAAAGAGAGAGCCGGTTTCCTACGGGATTCCAGCTGAAAAATATGAATATAGCAATGCCGCATGCTGATCCTGTGAACAGCAGGGCAGACAAGCTGATTATCCTTACACTGGAAAAACCTGTAGAATTTCAGAATGCCGAGGATAAGGGAAGTCTTAATGTAAGTATAGTTTTTGGTCTGGTTTTTCATAACAGGGACAAACATATTGATTATCTGATGAGACTCTCGAATCTTATACAGGATTCCGAAAAGCTTGAAAAAATAAAAAAAGCCGGAACCAAAGAGGAAATCTATGATCTTTTAAATGAAATATTTAAATAAATCAAGGAGGAAAAATGGACAGAATGAAAAAGTATGTAAGAGAACTTACAGAACTACCGGGAAATTCAGGTTACGAAGATGAAGTGATCAAATATCTTTATGAAAAATTAAAAGATAAAGCCGATCATATAAAGGTGGATTCAATAGGGAATCTTACAGTAAAATTTAATTCATCAGGGAAAAGCAGTAAAAAAGTCATGTTATTCGGTCATATGGACGAAGTAGGACTTGTCATAAGAAAAATAGAAGACAGCGGATTTTTACGTATGGAAAAACTGGGTTCTGTAAACTTAAATACACTTCCCGGTCTGGTAGTGGAAATAGCAGGAAAGAAAGGGTCTGTCA
This genomic stretch from Sebaldella sp. S0638 harbors:
- a CDS encoding PRD domain-containing protein; amino-acid sequence: MSINNLDCSILNEVIKNEKIFPGDLVKKYNTTDRNIRYKLDNINFYLNKEKLPVIKTTSKGELFFSSEDRNLLGNSAFIIKNEDYIFSKEERQKLVLVFVLLNTGVFTIQSVLDEIGVSLSTLKNDIRELKQILGKNGLKLVQIAKKGLKIQGSENSIRRMVLNILLESSIESFSPDQKDKIDVFKRTLKQIFLNSYDGTGKEKEEKDKQTDTAIREYLEKINSDMNEEFSDVLHNYIMNYLRLTIIRIKNKKYLKEDLDDVLFLENIKEYKIIKSHIDILEDKAGINLTPQEIIKIVEIYIENKNYDVNNSWKQVKQILENLISKVSSDINLDMTNDLILLNDLIYHMKLAAYRIKNNIKLKNSIYKEVEEEVPYLFSVVEKRAAGYEGYLGEKLNKDEIAFITIHFKMSIDRNYNLGKKRVLIVCGLGYGTSKLLKKIISEEFNVEITDLIPVYQLEKYNLDKTDIVLSTVKITEPLDKPYLTINTIPNLQDKKNIEQLGIKRKNANKEYYMQEVLKIIKENCDVKNNRDLIKGLEKLFSTEDEKIMESHRKSLPELLPQGNIKVVNSVKNWQEAMEISGRILVDNGYAEWEYVESVIDMVYKHGTYMVLKKNFILGHGNYLEKVNKAGLSFLYIKEGVEFPENHFINCVITLCSRDKKEHTFGLLELHRVIENCDLYRKISGMNSGYEIYKEIKSGWEKIKK
- a CDS encoding PTS sugar transporter subunit IIA — protein: MREIDKDLIFINMNFENKSELFKFVAEELKKRDYVEDTYEAAINERESRFPTGFQLKNMNIAMPHADPVNSRADKLIILTLEKPVEFQNAEDKGSLNVSIVFGLVFHNRDKHIDYLMRLSNLIQDSEKLEKIKKAGTKEEIYDLLNEIFK